The window TACCCAGGTTATATTCGGCTAAAGTAGCACCTAAGTAATCACCTATCTGCGTGGTTTTAAGCACCGTTCCCAGTGCACCACCTGCACCTGTTACCATGATAATCACAGCTGCACCTTTTAAACCATCACCAATCCAGCCTGTTAATGTTTCTTCATTTAACTTAGGCAATAACAATAAGGAGAATAAGAATCCAATAACAAGAGCATTAATGGGTTTACCTAAAAATGAAACCGCTGTATATAAACCGCCATCACCTAGTGGCAGTGAGGGCATATTGGCAATTGTACCAAACGTAATGAGTAAAATCGGTACAAGAATAGGAGCAAATGCCTTCCAAGCACTTGGTAAGACACCATACTTTTCTTTTACCTCGTCATAAGACATTTCTAATGGCTCTTGATCTTCTGTGGACGTATACTTCTTACCTGCAATTTTTGCCCAGAAGTATCCTGCAAACATACCCACCAATGCTACTGCAATACCAATTAAAATAACCAATCCCAGTTTATTTTCAAGACCTAAATTACCAGCAGCAGCAATAGGACCTGGTGTGGGTGGTACAAAGGTATGGGTAGCATATAAGCCTGTTGCTAGTGCCACTGTCATCATAACGGATGATGCTTTTGTTCTTTTGGCTAAGGATCTTTTAAGTGATGATAGAATGACGAATCCAGAATCACAAAATACAGGAATAGATAC is drawn from Vallitalea pronyensis and contains these coding sequences:
- a CDS encoding GntP family permease; the encoded protein is MVEGPMLIVILVLGIAFIVLATSKFKIHPFIVLLITSYGIALAAGMPLLEIGDTIKTGFGGILRYIGIVIILGTIIGTILEKSGAAIKMADTVLKVVGQKRPGLAMSIIGYIVSIPVFCDSGFVILSSLKRSLAKRTKASSVMMTVALATGLYATHTFVPPTPGPIAAAGNLGLENKLGLVILIGIAVALVGMFAGYFWAKIAGKKYTSTEDQEPLEMSYDEVKEKYGVLPSAWKAFAPILVPILLITFGTIANMPSLPLGDGGLYTAVSFLGKPINALVIGFLFSLLLLPKLNEETLTGWIGDGLKGAAVIIMVTGAGGALGTVLKTTQIGDYLGATLAEYNLGIFLPFIIAAAFKTAQGSSTVALVTTSALVAPLLTSLGLDSTMGSVLTVMAIGAGAMTVSHANDSFFWVVTNFSGMDVSTGYKSHTMATLIQGLVTFAFVVLLSFILL